A stretch of the Mesorhizobium huakuii genome encodes the following:
- a CDS encoding excalibur calcium-binding domain-containing protein, with protein sequence MALFAPFILLSGYIAYGFVGIQIDSPLSALRHFAAFPNCAAARAVGLAPARKGQPGYWPTA encoded by the coding sequence GTGGCTCTTTTTGCGCCGTTCATCCTGTTGTCTGGCTACATTGCTTATGGTTTTGTCGGCATCCAGATCGACTCGCCACTCTCCGCCCTCAGGCATTTTGCTGCATTCCCGAACTGTGCGGCCGCCCGCGCCGTCGGGCTTGCCCCCGCGCGCAAGGGGCAACCCGGCTATTGGCCGACGGCATGA
- the dinB gene encoding DNA polymerase IV has protein sequence METTATILHADLDAFYASVEQLLDPSLRGKPIAVGGGVVLAASYEARAFGVRGGMPGRKARELCPQLIFVGGNFSHYQRLGDAAIKVLDDFTPVVERISIDEAFADVAGCTHLFGQPAEIATAIRRRVRAELGLPISIGVARTKHLAKIASQVAKPDGLVVVDPGTELAFLHDLPVSLMWGVGPATKARLAEIGVETIGQLARTHSGALTRLLGPAAGEKLAALAWNRDPRKLETRRRAHSAGAQSALGQKPAVAQVIVPTLLHLADRVASRLRAKARPGRTVTVRVRFADLSAVTRSITLDQPISATTMLAEIAGDLVRGVLADHPGEKTISLLAISVSHLEESVELQLDLPLGLADEKRRPGSQKGLARFGADRAIDKIRERFGKQAVGYGTVALEAARSVPDEFRELAEKEL, from the coding sequence ATGGAAACGACAGCCACCATCCTGCATGCCGATCTCGACGCCTTCTATGCCTCGGTCGAGCAACTGCTCGACCCGTCGCTGCGCGGCAAACCGATCGCTGTCGGCGGCGGTGTGGTGCTCGCCGCCTCCTATGAAGCCCGTGCCTTCGGCGTGCGCGGCGGCATGCCGGGGCGCAAGGCGCGCGAGCTTTGCCCGCAACTGATCTTCGTCGGCGGCAATTTCAGCCATTACCAGCGGCTGGGCGACGCGGCGATCAAGGTGCTCGACGATTTCACGCCGGTGGTCGAGCGCATCTCCATCGACGAGGCCTTCGCCGACGTCGCCGGCTGCACGCATCTGTTCGGGCAACCGGCAGAGATCGCCACGGCGATCCGCCGCCGCGTGCGGGCCGAACTCGGCCTGCCGATCTCGATCGGCGTCGCCCGCACCAAGCATCTGGCCAAGATCGCCTCTCAGGTGGCCAAGCCCGACGGGCTGGTGGTGGTCGATCCCGGCACCGAGCTCGCCTTCCTGCATGATTTGCCGGTCTCGCTGATGTGGGGCGTCGGCCCGGCGACCAAGGCGCGGCTGGCCGAAATCGGCGTCGAGACCATCGGCCAGCTGGCGAGGACGCATAGTGGCGCACTGACGCGGCTGCTCGGGCCCGCCGCGGGTGAAAAGCTCGCCGCCCTCGCATGGAACCGCGACCCGAGGAAACTGGAGACCAGGCGCCGGGCGCACTCGGCCGGCGCCCAGTCGGCCCTTGGGCAGAAGCCCGCCGTGGCGCAGGTGATCGTGCCCACTTTGCTGCATCTGGCCGACCGCGTCGCCAGTCGCCTGCGCGCCAAGGCGCGGCCCGGCCGCACGGTGACGGTGCGCGTGCGCTTTGCCGATCTCAGCGCCGTCACGCGCTCGATCACGCTGGATCAGCCGATTTCGGCGACGACCATGCTGGCCGAAATCGCCGGCGACCTGGTGCGCGGCGTCCTCGCCGACCATCCCGGGGAAAAAACCATCTCGCTGCTCGCGATTTCGGTCTCGCATCTCGAGGAAAGTGTCGAGCTGCAGCTCGACCTGCCGCTCGGCCTCGCCGACGAGAAGCGCCGCCCGGGCAGCCAAAAAGGCCTCGCCCGCTTCGGCGCCGACCGCGCCATCGACAAGATCCGCGAGCGTTTTGGCAAACAGGCGGTCGGCTACGGCACGGTGGCGCTGGAAGCGGCGCGCTCCGTGCCCGACGAATTCAGGGAATTGGCAGAAAAGGAATTGTAA
- a CDS encoding excalibur calcium-binding domain-containing protein, with protein MRPPAPSGLPPRARGNPAIGRRHDADKDGIACEPWHGESASGVKVHRYWRTGR; from the coding sequence GTGCGGCCGCCCGCGCCGTCGGGCTTGCCCCCGCGCGCAAGGGGCAACCCGGCTATTGGCCGACGGCATGATGCGGACAAGGACGGTATCGCCTGCGAGCCTTGGCATGGGGAAAGCGCCAGCGGTGTCAAAGTGCATCGTTACTGGCGCACCGGCAGGTAG